One part of the Dyadobacter sp. 676 genome encodes these proteins:
- a CDS encoding FtsX-like permease family protein — protein MLKNYLKIAVRSLFRHKMYSLINVLGLAAGICVSTLILMFVVHEHSYDRFHARHSDIHRVLGKVKMGDNEFQMNTFAASFGPAVAEGVPQVADYVRILPSYRNVAMVNPARKEEVVLEKNVLFADPSFFRVFSFPLEKGDAADALQKPLSMVVSERAAVKYFGNTDVIGKTLLYEGKHLIQITGVARNPPSNSSLDFDFIISNATYPALSPENRKNWEAGMGNFNVYLLLNSGVSKALAERSINRLKPLKELTGELQPQYVLESLDDMHLGGAFNEAGNNKLIPIFSVAAMAVLVLALFNYMSLTTARATQRAREVGVRKVVGATRAGLGGQFYMESALVCALAFGLGLLMVFYLSRPFYALLGLRIDTSFVVSPFFLSFLAGLLALTALIAGSYPAFVLSGFAPLEVIKGRFTGSIGGISVRRAFTVFQFAVSMALIVASLVVREQLSFMQRKELGLNKEQVLSIPVGPSMAANYIPFRNALRQQAGVANATFANVGLFKGYNMFFVPNKVTKKDIAVAQMVVDEQFVKTLGLQWKMPPMAGARRNQAVLNEIAVNALGIKGDPLGQQLMEGMNVDGVVKNFDFSDVQHGAKAMMLSVASDTANMLRMPGASQGVMYVRMDAQTDIAANVKAIGRLFKKYDAEMPFEYYFLDDAFNETFKNEIRLSGMFSVFTGLAIFIACMGLFGLITFTTETRTKEIGIRKVLGASAAGIVGMLSREFVVLVLISGALAIPAAWYFMSRWLEDFAYRISIPLWVHFLTIATMLLVTLLTVGFRAVHAAMANPAASLKND, from the coding sequence ATGCTTAAAAACTACCTCAAAATCGCCGTTCGCAGCCTGTTCAGGCACAAAATGTATTCGCTGATCAACGTCCTTGGCCTTGCGGCGGGCATATGCGTTTCTACGCTCATATTGATGTTCGTCGTTCATGAGCACAGCTACGACAGGTTCCATGCCCGGCATAGCGACATTCACCGTGTGCTTGGCAAGGTGAAAATGGGCGATAATGAATTTCAGATGAATACTTTTGCCGCCAGCTTCGGCCCCGCGGTGGCGGAAGGCGTGCCGCAGGTAGCGGATTACGTCAGAATTTTGCCGTCCTACCGGAATGTTGCGATGGTGAATCCCGCGCGGAAGGAGGAAGTGGTGCTGGAAAAGAATGTCCTGTTCGCCGATCCGTCGTTTTTCCGCGTATTCAGTTTCCCGCTCGAAAAAGGGGATGCCGCGGATGCGCTGCAAAAGCCCCTTTCGATGGTGGTTTCCGAGCGGGCGGCGGTGAAATACTTTGGAAATACCGACGTGATCGGTAAAACGCTCCTGTACGAAGGGAAACATCTCATTCAGATTACAGGAGTAGCCCGGAATCCGCCCTCCAACTCTTCACTGGACTTCGATTTCATCATTTCCAATGCTACCTATCCCGCATTGAGCCCGGAAAACCGGAAGAATTGGGAAGCCGGAATGGGCAATTTCAATGTATACCTGCTTCTGAATTCCGGCGTTTCGAAAGCGCTGGCCGAGCGGAGTATCAACCGGCTTAAACCTTTGAAAGAACTAACCGGCGAGTTGCAACCTCAATATGTACTGGAAAGTCTCGACGACATGCACCTCGGCGGTGCATTCAATGAAGCCGGTAATAACAAGCTGATCCCTATTTTCTCCGTTGCGGCTATGGCGGTGCTGGTGCTCGCCTTGTTCAATTACATGAGCCTCACCACAGCGCGGGCGACGCAGCGCGCACGTGAGGTAGGCGTGCGAAAGGTCGTAGGCGCCACGCGCGCAGGGCTAGGTGGTCAGTTTTACATGGAGTCGGCGTTGGTATGTGCCCTGGCTTTTGGTCTGGGGCTGCTGATGGTCTTTTATCTGAGTCGGCCATTTTATGCGCTGCTGGGTCTGCGGATCGATACCTCCTTCGTCGTATCTCCGTTCTTTTTGTCGTTCCTGGCGGGCTTGCTGGCGCTCACCGCATTGATCGCGGGCAGCTATCCCGCGTTTGTATTGTCGGGTTTTGCGCCGCTGGAGGTAATCAAAGGCCGGTTTACGGGCAGTATCGGCGGAATAAGCGTACGGCGTGCGTTTACCGTCTTTCAGTTCGCGGTTTCCATGGCGCTGATCGTCGCCAGTCTGGTTGTACGCGAGCAACTCTCGTTCATGCAGCGAAAAGAACTTGGGCTCAATAAAGAACAAGTGCTGAGCATACCGGTAGGGCCGTCGATGGCCGCAAACTACATTCCTTTCCGGAACGCGCTAAGGCAACAGGCCGGCGTGGCGAATGCCACTTTTGCGAACGTGGGCCTTTTCAAGGGATACAATATGTTTTTTGTTCCAAATAAGGTCACCAAAAAGGACATCGCGGTAGCACAAATGGTGGTGGATGAGCAATTTGTGAAAACCCTGGGCCTTCAATGGAAAATGCCGCCAATGGCCGGCGCACGCCGCAATCAGGCCGTGCTGAACGAAATAGCCGTCAACGCGTTGGGTATTAAAGGCGATCCGCTCGGGCAGCAGTTAATGGAAGGCATGAATGTGGATGGGGTCGTGAAAAACTTCGACTTTTCGGATGTGCAGCATGGCGCAAAGGCAATGATGCTGTCGGTAGCCAGCGATACGGCCAACATGTTGCGTATGCCCGGCGCTTCGCAGGGCGTAATGTATGTCCGGATGGACGCTCAAACCGACATTGCAGCCAACGTAAAAGCGATAGGCCGGCTTTTCAAAAAGTACGATGCCGAAATGCCTTTTGAATACTACTTTCTCGACGATGCATTCAACGAGACTTTCAAAAACGAAATTCGGCTTTCGGGAATGTTTTCGGTATTCACGGGACTTGCCATTTTTATTGCCTGCATGGGCCTTTTCGGGCTCATTACTTTTACTACTGAAACACGGACGAAGGAAATCGGCATCCGGAAAGTATTGGGCGCATCGGCCGCGGGCATCGTCGGAATGCTTTCGAGGGAGTTTGTCGTGCTGGTACTCATTTCGGGTGCCCTGGCGATACCGGCCGCATGGTACTTTATGTCGCGTTGGTTGGAGGACTTTGCTTACCGGATCAGTATTCCGTTATGGGTACATTTCCTGACGATCGCCACGATGCTGCTGGTCACTTTGTTGACGGTCGGGTTCAGGGCCGTTCATGCGGCGATGGCCAATCCCGCGGCATCTTTGAAAAATGACTGA
- a CDS encoding FtsX-like permease family protein, whose amino-acid sequence MPAIEKVFRKLVPAAPFEYKFADVEYDAKFRAEERIGKLAGFFAALAVLISCLGLFGLASFTAEQRTREIGIRKVLGASVTALWGMLSKDFVSLVAVASLIAAPLAWYSMSEWLENYQYRTEISWWIFAAAGLGALVLTLATVSCQAIKAACSDPVKSLKTE is encoded by the coding sequence TTGCCTGCTATTGAAAAGGTATTCAGGAAGCTGGTACCTGCCGCGCCATTCGAATACAAGTTCGCTGACGTAGAGTACGACGCCAAGTTCAGGGCAGAAGAGCGAATTGGAAAACTGGCCGGCTTTTTCGCCGCATTGGCAGTGCTCATTAGTTGTCTCGGATTGTTCGGATTAGCTTCATTCACCGCCGAGCAGCGTACCAGGGAAATCGGCATTCGTAAAGTACTCGGTGCGTCGGTAACGGCATTATGGGGCATGCTTTCGAAAGATTTCGTGTCGCTGGTGGCGGTCGCCAGCCTCATAGCTGCCCCTCTCGCGTGGTATTCCATGAGCGAATGGCTTGAAAACTACCAGTACCGCACGGAAATCAGTTGGTGGATATTCGCCGCGGCAGGATTGGGAGCACTCGTGCTCACGCTCGCGACCGTGAGCTGTCAGGCGATCAAAGCGGCGTGCAGCGATCCGGTGAAAAGTTTGAAAACAGAGTAA
- a CDS encoding ABC transporter permease, with protein sequence MLKSYLKIIFRNLWKNKGYSAINIGGLAIGMGVAMLIGLWIYDELSFNRYFGNYGRIGQILQNRVEHGEKKTWFSLPVPYVEELKTHYAANFKRIVASTQTGENILTAGDTKLSCKGHFIEPEALEMFTVCMVKGSWAALHDQQGIVLSRSTAGSLFGKADPMNKIVKIDTDLNVKVTGIYEDFPQNTRFSDVQFMASWDYFLNKNRWMKDKKWDNHAIWIFTELADNTDFETASRAIRLSELNVIRKMDDMREEAGTRPEMWIHPMKDWHLYSDFRNGVAGEGAVKYVWMVGLIGFFVLLLACINFVNLSTARSEKRAREVGVRKAIGSMRMQLVGQFFSESLLVVVLSFVVALVGVALSLPWFNNLAAKQMVIPWANAYFWFCSAGFVLVTSVLAGSYPAIYLTSFQPVKVLKGSGGSLRTHFGRFGYTPRQVLVILQFTISVTLIICTGIVYKQIRFARERPVGYSRDGLLMIPMKTTDFYGKTDIIRTELKNTGVVEEVAESQSPITGVWSSNEGFSWKGMPEGLAETFATLTVSPEYAKTVGWEFVSGRNFSKDFASDTSGFIINESAARLLGVSDPVGMVVSWKSQWMTDNIQKQFTVLGVVKDMVMESPFAPVKPTVFFSSVLPTGSISN encoded by the coding sequence ATGCTCAAAAGCTATCTGAAAATCATATTCCGCAACCTTTGGAAGAACAAGGGGTATTCGGCGATCAATATCGGTGGATTGGCGATAGGAATGGGTGTGGCGATGCTGATCGGCCTGTGGATTTATGACGAACTTTCGTTCAACCGCTATTTCGGAAACTACGGCCGGATAGGGCAGATATTGCAAAACCGGGTGGAGCACGGGGAAAAGAAAACGTGGTTCTCGCTGCCTGTGCCGTATGTCGAAGAATTGAAAACGCATTATGCCGCTAACTTCAAACGCATTGTGGCTTCCACCCAGACAGGCGAAAATATTCTCACCGCGGGTGATACGAAATTATCCTGTAAAGGTCACTTTATCGAGCCGGAAGCGCTGGAAATGTTCACGGTTTGCATGGTGAAGGGCTCGTGGGCGGCGCTGCACGACCAGCAGGGCATTGTCCTCTCCCGGTCGACCGCCGGTTCACTTTTTGGGAAGGCCGACCCGATGAACAAGATCGTGAAAATCGATACCGACTTAAATGTGAAAGTAACGGGTATTTACGAGGATTTTCCACAAAATACCCGGTTCAGCGACGTGCAATTCATGGCTTCGTGGGATTACTTTCTCAATAAAAACCGCTGGATGAAGGATAAAAAATGGGATAATCACGCGATCTGGATTTTTACCGAACTGGCTGATAATACCGATTTTGAGACTGCGAGCCGGGCTATCCGTCTGTCCGAACTGAATGTAATCCGGAAAATGGACGATATGCGGGAAGAAGCCGGCACACGTCCCGAAATGTGGATACATCCTATGAAGGACTGGCATTTGTACTCCGACTTCCGCAATGGCGTTGCGGGAGAAGGGGCTGTGAAATATGTCTGGATGGTAGGTCTGATCGGCTTTTTTGTGCTGTTGCTGGCTTGCATCAATTTTGTGAACCTGAGTACGGCACGTTCGGAGAAGCGTGCAAGGGAAGTGGGCGTGCGCAAGGCGATCGGTTCCATGCGAATGCAACTGGTCGGGCAGTTTTTCAGCGAATCGCTTCTCGTGGTGGTACTATCGTTTGTGGTGGCGTTGGTGGGCGTAGCATTGTCGCTCCCGTGGTTCAATAACCTGGCTGCAAAGCAAATGGTTATTCCCTGGGCCAATGCCTATTTCTGGTTTTGCAGCGCTGGTTTCGTGCTTGTTACGTCTGTACTGGCGGGCAGTTATCCTGCCATTTACCTTACGTCTTTCCAGCCGGTGAAAGTGCTCAAAGGCTCCGGAGGTTCATTGCGGACACATTTCGGGCGCTTTGGTTATACACCCCGGCAGGTACTGGTGATACTGCAATTCACAATTTCCGTCACATTGATCATTTGCACCGGCATTGTTTACAAACAAATCCGGTTCGCGAGGGAGCGCCCCGTCGGCTACTCGCGTGACGGCTTGCTGATGATACCTATGAAAACGACGGATTTTTATGGTAAAACCGACATTATACGCACAGAATTGAAAAATACCGGTGTAGTGGAGGAAGTCGCCGAATCGCAAAGCCCTATTACCGGGGTGTGGTCGTCCAACGAAGGTTTCAGCTGGAAGGGAATGCCGGAAGGGCTTGCCGAGACATTCGCCACACTGACGGTTTCGCCCGAATACGCTAAAACAGTCGGCTGGGAATTTGTAAGCGGCCGCAATTTTTCGAAGGACTTTGCTTCCGACACGTCGGGCTTTATCATCAACGAATCGGCGGCACGCTTGCTGGGCGTCTCCGACCCGGTTGGGATGGTCGTTTCCTGGAAAAGCCAATGGATGACCGATAACATCCAAAAGCAATTCACGGTGCTGGGGGTAGTGAAAGATATGGTAATGGAGTCCCCTTTTGCGCCTGTAAAACCGACCGTTTTTTTCTCTTCGGTTCTCCCAACTGGATCAATATCAAACTGA
- a CDS encoding FtsX-like permease family protein: MSRGGTELVSVKIEGNRLKETVEAVEAKWKELIPGRPFNYYFMDEFFDRQYRAEERFEKLFFNFAILAIFISCLGLLGLASYSTMQRTKEIGVRKVMGASVASIVGLLSRDFLKLVLIAFVVASPIAYFGMDRWLENFAYRTDIYWWVFVIAAVLSTVIAFATVSFQSIRAAVMNPVKSLRSE, encoded by the coding sequence TTGAGCCGGGGGGGAACGGAGCTTGTTTCGGTCAAGATCGAAGGTAACCGCTTGAAAGAAACGGTTGAAGCTGTGGAGGCGAAATGGAAAGAGCTGATTCCCGGCAGGCCGTTCAACTATTACTTTATGGACGAGTTTTTTGACAGGCAATATCGCGCCGAAGAACGTTTTGAAAAGCTGTTTTTCAATTTCGCGATCCTGGCGATATTCATTTCCTGTCTCGGTTTGCTGGGGCTGGCGTCTTACAGCACCATGCAACGCACCAAGGAAATAGGGGTGAGGAAGGTCATGGGGGCATCCGTTGCCAGCATCGTAGGGTTGCTTTCCAGGGATTTTCTCAAACTGGTACTCATTGCATTTGTGGTAGCGTCGCCGATAGCGTATTTCGGCATGGACCGGTGGCTCGAAAACTTTGCCTACCGGACCGATATTTACTGGTGGGTTTTCGTGATCGCAGCAGTGTTATCCACGGTTATCGCTTTCGCGACAGTCAGTTTTCAGAGTATCAGGGCTGCTGTCATGAATCCGGTGAAGAGCCTGCGCAGCGAATAG
- a CDS encoding ATP-binding protein has product MILKSTIASVAEAQKANLSALEPGLERTALDKLPDITSHALIVSGVRRCGKSTLLHQLLREKHPDAFYLNFEDTRLYDFEPSDFVRLDSLVTETDRHVLFFDEIQIVDRWETYVRQKLDEGCKIVITGSNASLLSRELGTKLTGRQITRELFPFSYSEFCTYRKTAPSADAARDYMATGGFPEYVKSGLEEIMHHLFEDILIRDIVVRYGVRDVRTLQRLALYLVSNVGRLITGNRLKTMFEAGSTSTMMDYLSYLEYTYLFHFVPKFSYSLRKQLINPRKVYAIDTGLVNANSGSFTDDFGSLFENLVFLHLRRNYKEIHYFSEKSGCDFIVSEKGAVRHVVQVCYDLNHDNMDRELKGLFEALAHFGLKEGTLVTFNQTDEFEREGMKAIVVPAHRYLAD; this is encoded by the coding sequence ATGATACTGAAAAGCACCATAGCAAGCGTTGCAGAGGCGCAAAAGGCCAACCTGTCGGCCCTGGAACCGGGGCTGGAAAGAACCGCATTAGATAAACTGCCGGACATTACTTCGCACGCACTCATCGTGTCGGGTGTGCGGCGTTGCGGCAAGAGTACGCTCTTACATCAGTTGTTGCGCGAAAAACATCCCGATGCTTTTTACCTGAACTTTGAGGACACCCGGTTGTACGATTTTGAGCCTTCGGATTTCGTCCGGCTGGACAGCCTGGTAACCGAAACGGACCGGCATGTGCTTTTCTTCGACGAAATCCAGATCGTCGACCGGTGGGAAACGTACGTCCGGCAGAAGCTCGATGAAGGCTGTAAAATCGTGATCACCGGCTCTAATGCTTCCCTGCTAAGCCGCGAACTCGGCACGAAACTTACCGGCCGGCAAATCACCCGGGAGCTTTTTCCGTTTTCCTATTCCGAATTCTGCACCTACCGGAAGACTGCGCCATCTGCCGATGCGGCCCGCGATTATATGGCAACCGGCGGCTTTCCGGAATATGTCAAATCGGGGCTCGAAGAGATCATGCACCATTTGTTCGAAGACATCCTGATACGCGACATCGTGGTGCGTTATGGCGTGCGGGACGTACGGACTTTACAGCGGCTTGCATTGTACCTCGTTTCCAATGTGGGCAGGCTTATAACCGGTAACAGGCTGAAAACGATGTTTGAAGCAGGTTCTACCAGCACGATGATGGACTACCTTTCGTATTTGGAATACACCTACCTGTTCCATTTCGTACCGAAGTTCAGCTATTCGCTGCGCAAGCAGCTCATCAACCCGCGTAAGGTATATGCGATCGACACCGGGTTGGTGAATGCCAATTCCGGTTCATTTACGGATGATTTCGGCAGCCTGTTCGAAAACCTGGTTTTCCTGCATTTGCGGAGAAATTATAAGGAAATCCATTATTTCTCGGAAAAAAGCGGATGTGATTTCATCGTATCGGAAAAAGGCGCTGTGCGGCACGTGGTGCAGGTTTGCTATGATTTGAACCACGACAATATGGACCGCGAGCTCAAAGGGCTCTTCGAAGCCCTGGCCCATTTCGGGTTGAAAGAGGGGACGCTGGTAACGTTCAACCAAACCGACGAATTCGAGCGGGAAGGCATGAAAGCCATCGTTGTCCCGGCCCATCGATATCTGGCTGACTGA
- a CDS encoding ABC transporter permease: MLSSYLKIALRSLWNKKAFASINIFGLAIGLATCMLILLFVQHELSYDRFNRNADRILRVTLHGRIGGNDINIAGASAPAGPALLRDYPGVEAYTRLSSNGTFLVKNGEKRFLEERVIFTDSNFFNFFSIPLLKGDANSVLKEPKTVVLTRSMALKYFGNQDPIGKSLDMGNSGAFRVTGVCEDVPSNSHFHYNFFGSMKSVTLGDKWLSSGAHTYILLRKGYPVEKLSTQMPQMVRKYIGPEIQEFLGMSYDEYLRKGDKFGFGLQPLTDIHLTSNLENELEGNSNIKYIYIFTAIAAFILLIACINFMNLSTAGSAGRAKEVGVRKVMGSVRQQLMAQFLVESVLVTFFALLLALVLVALLLPGFNDLAGKQFDLQSILNARMIGYALAGCLIVGLLAGSYPAFFLSAFRPVAVLKGSIQAGVKSGWLRNTLVTIQFVVSIVMIIGTMVVYQQLRFIQNKNLGFDKEQVLILHDTYLLGDKAKTFKEELGNLSAVSSVTLAGYVPAGNSNNGTDGFLPESADNNITPYRFTTYQVDEDYLKTLGIGLVRGRNFSKTFGGDSASVLINEAAMKQFGWKDPIGKRIRTVGNGTPESKRFYTVVGVTKDFHFRSMHERIAPLVMFYGGDQYQMAVKIKTNDIPGVLKTLERTWKATTDNPFGYSFLNERFNNMYESEQRVGKLFGIFAGLAVVIACLGLFGLAAFTTIQRTKEIGVRKVLGASVWSIVSLLSKDFVKLVGIAIVIASPLAWYGMNTWLSDFAYKVSIEWWVFLVAGVLAVSVALLTVSFQSIKAALVNPVTSLKRE, from the coding sequence ATGCTATCCAGTTATCTGAAAATCGCTCTCCGGAGCCTTTGGAATAAGAAGGCTTTCGCCTCCATTAATATCTTCGGACTGGCAATAGGGTTAGCGACTTGCATGCTGATTCTCCTTTTTGTGCAACACGAACTGAGTTACGACCGCTTCAACCGAAATGCAGACCGTATATTAAGGGTTACATTGCATGGACGGATTGGCGGTAACGATATCAACATCGCGGGTGCGTCCGCTCCCGCAGGGCCCGCGCTCTTGCGCGATTACCCGGGCGTGGAGGCGTATACGAGACTCAGCAGCAATGGTACATTTCTTGTTAAAAACGGCGAAAAGCGCTTTTTGGAAGAGCGTGTCATTTTCACCGACTCCAACTTCTTCAATTTCTTTTCCATACCCCTTTTGAAGGGCGATGCCAACAGTGTGCTGAAAGAGCCGAAGACAGTCGTTCTGACCCGATCCATGGCATTGAAATACTTCGGGAATCAGGATCCGATAGGGAAAAGCCTCGATATGGGCAATAGCGGTGCGTTCCGTGTGACCGGTGTCTGTGAGGATGTGCCTTCCAATTCGCATTTCCATTACAATTTCTTCGGATCGATGAAATCGGTCACATTGGGGGATAAATGGCTGTCGAGCGGTGCCCATACCTATATTCTCTTGCGTAAAGGCTATCCGGTTGAAAAACTTTCGACTCAGATGCCGCAGATGGTGCGGAAGTACATCGGCCCCGAAATCCAGGAGTTCCTGGGCATGAGTTACGACGAGTACCTGCGCAAAGGCGACAAGTTTGGTTTCGGTTTGCAGCCATTGACCGACATTCACCTCACTTCCAACCTCGAAAATGAGCTGGAAGGCAATAGTAACATCAAATACATCTACATATTCACGGCCATCGCGGCATTCATTCTTCTGATCGCGTGCATCAACTTTATGAACCTGTCGACCGCGGGTTCGGCCGGGCGGGCGAAAGAAGTAGGCGTCCGGAAAGTAATGGGATCGGTGCGGCAGCAACTCATGGCGCAATTCCTGGTCGAATCTGTTTTGGTGACGTTTTTCGCGCTTCTGCTAGCATTGGTGCTGGTGGCGTTGCTTTTACCCGGTTTCAACGACCTGGCCGGCAAACAGTTCGATCTTCAATCCATTCTGAATGCGCGGATGATCGGTTACGCCCTGGCCGGATGCCTGATCGTGGGGCTGCTGGCAGGCAGCTATCCGGCATTTTTCCTGTCTGCCTTCAGGCCGGTGGCTGTGCTGAAAGGAAGTATCCAGGCAGGCGTAAAAAGCGGATGGCTGCGGAATACGCTGGTTACCATTCAATTTGTAGTCTCCATTGTGATGATTATCGGCACGATGGTCGTCTACCAGCAACTCCGTTTTATCCAGAACAAGAATCTGGGTTTTGATAAAGAACAGGTGCTGATCCTGCATGATACCTATTTGCTGGGAGATAAGGCCAAGACCTTCAAGGAGGAGCTGGGGAATCTCTCGGCAGTGAGCAGCGTGACGCTGGCAGGTTATGTGCCTGCGGGAAATTCCAATAATGGCACGGATGGTTTTCTGCCCGAAAGTGCGGATAACAACATTACGCCATATCGCTTCACGACCTACCAGGTGGATGAAGATTACCTGAAAACGCTGGGGATCGGCTTGGTTAGGGGCCGGAACTTTTCGAAGACCTTTGGCGGAGACAGCGCTTCCGTATTGATCAACGAGGCGGCAATGAAGCAATTCGGCTGGAAAGATCCCATCGGAAAGCGTATCAGAACCGTCGGTAACGGTACGCCCGAAAGCAAGCGGTTTTATACCGTGGTGGGTGTTACCAAAGACTTTCACTTCCGCTCCATGCATGAGCGTATTGCCCCGCTGGTGATGTTTTATGGTGGTGACCAATACCAAATGGCCGTCAAAATTAAGACGAACGATATTCCGGGTGTGCTCAAAACACTGGAAAGGACCTGGAAGGCAACAACGGATAATCCGTTTGGTTATTCGTTTCTGAATGAGCGTTTTAACAATATGTACGAGTCGGAGCAGCGGGTAGGAAAGCTGTTCGGGATTTTTGCCGGGCTTGCGGTCGTGATTGCCTGCCTGGGGCTGTTTGGACTGGCGGCTTTCACCACCATCCAGCGGACTAAGGAAATAGGGGTGCGCAAAGTGCTGGGTGCTTCGGTATGGAGTATCGTCTCATTGCTTTCCAAAGACTTTGTCAAACTGGTGGGCATTGCCATCGTCATAGCCTCGCCGCTGGCGTGGTATGGGATGAACACATGGCTGTCGGATTTTGCCTACAAGGTCAGCATTGAATGGTGGGTATTCCTCGTTGCGGGTGTGCTGGCTGTGAGTGTGGCTTTGCTGACGGTTAGTTTTCAGAGTATCAAGGCGGCGTTGGTCAACCCTGTAACTAGTTTGAAGAGGGAATAA
- a CDS encoding ABC transporter permease, whose amino-acid sequence MLKNYFKIAFRNLWKHKVFSFINIMGLTVGMSACLLISMYVHFELTYDAFHSKSDRIYRLVTDVITPSETINAGITSWAYGPTISQEFPEVEAYTRINGGSFLVRKGDIKFQEEATVFADSSFFHVFDFKLIQGDPKTALKAPLSLVFTEKAARKYFGDSDPLGQTLLLSGEGLPAKVTGIMKDIPENSQIKGDMFVSMTTMTQRFNRGIDDQWGNFGATTYLLLKPGTDSKALEKKFPVYLERRAGKLMREAKMSYKLFLEPLLDVHLHSERDVPEKGSMNNVYVFSVVAAFILLIACINFVNLTTARSAERAREVGIRKVVGAAKGLLARQFVSESVLLCLIAFAFSIALSAALIPLFNNLAGKVVVSGIFSDPSFIIYMLLAAVLIGALAGIYPALVLSSFEPVTVLKGRFTTSIKGILLRKGLVTVQFAISIALIIATMIVYIQMNYMRNRDLGFSKDQMLVVSTEGDPKRDAFKESLRGLAGVKSAAASSSVPGGGNRSAYSEIENKSGDLQVANLDLYFVDFDYIPQFGLKMAAGRPFSREFGTDTTQAMVVNEAATKLFGYAKPEDAVGRRFKQWGREGKIVGVVKDFHFRSLQETIKPLTMRIEPGGNGACFGQDRR is encoded by the coding sequence ATGTTGAAAAACTATTTCAAAATCGCCTTCCGCAACCTTTGGAAACACAAAGTATTTTCGTTCATCAACATCATGGGCCTCACCGTCGGAATGTCGGCCTGTTTGCTGATTTCGATGTATGTTCATTTCGAACTCACTTACGACGCCTTTCACTCCAAATCGGACCGCATTTACCGCCTGGTAACCGATGTCATCACCCCTTCGGAGACCATTAATGCGGGTATTACTTCATGGGCCTACGGGCCGACGATCAGCCAGGAGTTTCCGGAGGTGGAAGCCTACACGCGAATCAACGGCGGCAGTTTTCTGGTCCGGAAAGGAGATATCAAATTTCAGGAGGAAGCGACGGTGTTTGCCGACTCGTCGTTTTTCCATGTTTTTGATTTCAAATTGATCCAGGGCGATCCCAAAACTGCGCTGAAAGCGCCACTGAGTCTTGTTTTTACAGAAAAGGCAGCCAGAAAATACTTTGGCGACAGCGACCCGCTGGGCCAGACATTGCTGCTGTCGGGCGAAGGCCTTCCCGCGAAGGTTACCGGAATCATGAAAGACATCCCGGAAAACTCACAGATCAAAGGCGACATGTTCGTTTCGATGACCACCATGACCCAACGCTTCAACCGGGGGATCGACGATCAATGGGGTAATTTCGGGGCCACTACCTACCTGCTCCTGAAACCCGGCACGGATAGCAAAGCTTTGGAAAAGAAGTTCCCGGTATACCTCGAGCGCCGCGCGGGCAAGCTCATGCGGGAAGCAAAAATGTCCTACAAACTTTTCCTCGAACCGCTGCTGGACGTGCATTTGCATTCGGAGCGCGATGTGCCGGAAAAGGGCAGCATGAACAACGTGTATGTATTCTCGGTAGTGGCCGCTTTTATTCTGCTGATAGCCTGCATCAATTTTGTGAACCTTACAACCGCACGTTCCGCGGAAAGGGCGAGGGAAGTAGGCATCCGTAAGGTGGTAGGTGCGGCCAAAGGGTTGTTGGCGAGGCAGTTTGTGAGCGAATCGGTGCTGCTTTGCCTGATCGCATTTGCGTTTTCGATCGCGCTGTCGGCAGCGCTGATACCGCTGTTCAACAACCTGGCGGGTAAAGTGGTCGTTTCGGGCATATTTTCCGATCCTTCATTTATTATATACATGCTACTGGCCGCCGTTCTGATCGGCGCCCTGGCCGGTATTTACCCGGCACTGGTATTATCGTCGTTCGAGCCGGTAACCGTCCTGAAAGGACGTTTTACCACCAGCATCAAGGGTATTTTGTTGCGAAAAGGGCTTGTTACGGTCCAGTTTGCCATTTCGATCGCGCTGATTATCGCTACGATGATCGTGTACATACAAATGAACTACATGCGCAACCGCGATCTCGGCTTCAGCAAGGATCAAATGCTGGTGGTCAGTACGGAAGGCGACCCGAAACGCGACGCATTCAAAGAGTCGCTGCGCGGCCTTGCGGGGGTGAAATCCGCAGCCGCATCGTCGAGTGTCCCGGGAGGCGGGAACCGCAGCGCATATTCCGAAATCGAGAACAAAAGTGGTGATTTGCAGGTAGCCAACCTGGATCTCTATTTCGTCGATTTTGATTATATCCCTCAATTTGGCCTGAAAATGGCAGCCGGTCGGCCGTTTTCGAGGGAATTCGGGACAGATACCACTCAGGCCATGGTAGTGAACGAGGCTGCTACGAAACTGTTTGGGTACGCCAAACCCGAAGACGCCGTCGGTCGCCGTTTCAAGCAATGGGGGCGCGAAGGCAAGATCGTCGGGGTGGTCAAAGACTTTCATTTCCGTTCATTGCAGGAAACCATCAAGCCCCTCACGATGCGCATTGAGCCGGGGGGGAACGGAGCTTGTTTCGGTCAAGATCGAAGGTAA